The stretch of DNA ATGGGCAGGAAAAACTTGCTCGAAAAGCTGCTGACCCGTAGCCGTGAGTTGTACAATGACGCTGCGGCGGTTGTCTGGAGGGGTTTCTCGGGTGACCAGGCCTTTTCGTTCTAAGCGGTCAACGACTCCGGTCAGGGTGCCTTTGGTAATCAATGTTTTTTCACCAATGTCTCCCATAGTGAGTCCTTGGGTGTTGCCAAGGGTGGCGACAACATCAAACTGAGCCGGGGTCAGATTGTACTGTCGTACAAAGGTTTCAGAATAGCTTGAAAAGGCTTGATAGGCTCTGACAAGCGCCCTGACGGTGGCAAGACTTGGCTCTGAAGCGGCAGCCTGGGAGGTACTGGGGAGAGACATAGCTGATCTAGCGGCCAATGGTTTTAGTCAGTACTATTCTAATAACAAGGGGTAGGTTTTTACAGTGACTGTTAGTGACCAAGGCTCAAGCTGCTCCTGAGATTTGGACATGTTCAGGAACAGCGTTGACAGGTTGGTCGGTGGAAACCGCAGCTACGCAGCCTCAGCCAGATCACCCCAGATGGGGGCTAGCGATCGCGTCCATGAGCCATCTCGTAGTCAAGATCCGGCCCAGCAGGCACAATGCCGTTGGGGTTGAGCTCGGTCAACCCAGCGTAGTAAAGCTGCTTGACATGCTCAATGCTGCACCATTCAGCCACCCCCGGCTGCTGGTAAAGCTCACGGCAGTAGGCCCATAGGTTGGGGAAGTCCACGAGGCGCTTGAGGTTGGTCTTGAACAATCCGTGATAGGCCAGATCAAAGCGAAACAAGGTGGTGAACATACACCAGTCGGCTAGGGTGATTTGCTCGCCCACCAGATAGCGCTGCTGATCCAGAACGCCTTCCCAGTGCTCCAGTGCCTCAAACAGCTCGGTCACGGCACCGTTGTAGGCGATTTGGGAGGCAGCAAAACCGCTGCGGTAGACGCCATTGTTAATCGGCTGGTAAATGGCATCCATGGCCGCGTCAATAGCAGGGCGCAGGGGCGCAGGATAAAAGTCGCGATTGGGGAAGGTGGCAAACTCGTTAAAGTCCGAGTTCAGCATCTGAATGATCTGCCGCGACTCGTTATTAACGATGGTCTGGGTCTGCTTGTCCCACAGCACCGGTA from Candidatus Obscuribacterales bacterium encodes:
- a CDS encoding MarR family transcriptional regulator translates to MSLPSTSQAAASEPSLATVRALVRAYQAFSSYSETFVRQYNLTPAQFDVVATLGNTQGLTMGDIGEKTLITKGTLTGVVDRLERKGLVTRETPPDNRRSVIVQLTATGQQLFEQVFPAH
- a CDS encoding glutathione S-transferase family protein — protein: MALGKLIDGKWTTEWTERNDSGQFKRMPTLFHNWVTADGSSGFKAEPGRYHLYVSLGCPWAHRTVLLRSLKGLQDVISISIVDPVISDQGWTFSDRFGSIPDSLYGADYLWQIYTRAKADYSGRVTVPVLWDKQTQTIVNNESRQIIQMLNSDFNEFATFPNRDFYPAPLRPAIDAAMDAIYQPINNGVYRSGFAASQIAYNGAVTELFEALEHWEGVLDQQRYLVGEQITLADWCMFTTLFRFDLAYHGLFKTNLKRLVDFPNLWAYCRELYQQPGVAEWCSIEHVKQLYYAGLTELNPNGIVPAGPDLDYEMAHGRDR